A single window of Culicoides brevitarsis isolate CSIRO-B50_1 chromosome 3, AGI_CSIRO_Cbre_v1, whole genome shotgun sequence DNA harbors:
- the LOC134835642 gene encoding uncharacterized protein LOC134835642 isoform X1 has product MTLEKDSKKDHHHHKLPPHHHHHHGTGKPETATTEASHNVIEGHHDNVVTCYGNEEIRALKEELEMESKMRNQAQSRYTELNQQVQDFNFDAETFKNNPESKYDSLITKQNCVNDALSNQVQEARDKLAKLSHSLKNIEICGKDCHLSNKDLCIHYECLSKSELTKEIKRLERMHIDLRSNLDRLQWRLDCEAKNYYHLLDNYQKLQVELYYLEHLSEKYAQLNNE; this is encoded by the exons ATGACGTTAGAGAAGGACTCGAAGAaggatcatcatcatcataagcTTCCgccgcatcatcatcatcatcatggcaCGGGCAAGCCAGAAACTGCAACGACAGAGGCCTCGCATAACGTAATCGAAGGACATCACGATAATGTGGTGACCTGTTACGGTAATGAAGAGATCCGTGCGTTGAAGGAAGAGTTGGAGATGGAGAGTAAAATGAG aaaccaaGCTCAATCTCGCTACACGGAACTCAACCAGCAAGTTCAGGACTTCAACTTTGACGCTGAAACCTTCAAGAATAACCCGGAATCCAAATACGACTCCTTGATAACGAAGCAAAATTGCGTCAACGATGCCTTGAGTAATCAGGTGCAAGAAGCTCGCGATAAACTCGCAAAATTATCGCATTCCTTGAAGAACATTGAAATTTGCGGCAAAG aTTGTCATTTAAGTAATAAGGATCTTTGCATTCATTACGAATGCTTGAGTAAG agtGAACTTACCAAGGAAATAAAACGCCTCGAACGCATGCATATCGACTTACGAAGCAATCTTGACCGATTGCAATGGCGCCTGGATTGTGAAGCCAAGAATTATTATCACCTACTCGATAACTACCAAAAGTTGCAGGTTGAGTTGTATTACTTGGAGCATTTGAGCGAGAAATATGCG CAGTTGAACAACGagtaa
- the LOC134835642 gene encoding uncharacterized protein LOC134835642 isoform X2 — MTLEKDSKKDHHHHKLPPHHHHHHGTGKPETATTEASHNVIEGHHDNVVTCYGNEEIRALKEELEMESKMRNQAQSRYTELNQQVQDFNFDAETFKNNPESKYDSLITKQNCVNDALSNQVQEARDKLAKLSHSLKNIEICGKDCHLSNKDLCIHYECLSKSELTKEIKRLERMHIDLRSNLDRLQWRLDCEAKNYYHLLDNYQKLQVELYYLEHLSEKYALNNE, encoded by the exons ATGACGTTAGAGAAGGACTCGAAGAaggatcatcatcatcataagcTTCCgccgcatcatcatcatcatcatggcaCGGGCAAGCCAGAAACTGCAACGACAGAGGCCTCGCATAACGTAATCGAAGGACATCACGATAATGTGGTGACCTGTTACGGTAATGAAGAGATCCGTGCGTTGAAGGAAGAGTTGGAGATGGAGAGTAAAATGAG aaaccaaGCTCAATCTCGCTACACGGAACTCAACCAGCAAGTTCAGGACTTCAACTTTGACGCTGAAACCTTCAAGAATAACCCGGAATCCAAATACGACTCCTTGATAACGAAGCAAAATTGCGTCAACGATGCCTTGAGTAATCAGGTGCAAGAAGCTCGCGATAAACTCGCAAAATTATCGCATTCCTTGAAGAACATTGAAATTTGCGGCAAAG aTTGTCATTTAAGTAATAAGGATCTTTGCATTCATTACGAATGCTTGAGTAAG agtGAACTTACCAAGGAAATAAAACGCCTCGAACGCATGCATATCGACTTACGAAGCAATCTTGACCGATTGCAATGGCGCCTGGATTGTGAAGCCAAGAATTATTATCACCTACTCGATAACTACCAAAAGTTGCAGGTTGAGTTGTATTACTTGGAGCATTTGAGCGAGAAATATGCG TTGAACAACGagtaa
- the LOC134833379 gene encoding protein extra-macrochaetae has product MKALTVCPNSTNGVANGRVSKNRDGENAEIQLYISKLKELVPFMPKNRKISKLEVIQHVIEYIVDLQSALDSETDIASFDAAAALAGENMLGEQQMMIQTPASPRQPLAPMRSSPNLIVSQSPATTVQHSSNNNNNNNEYPSSPSNTISEKSS; this is encoded by the exons atgaaaGCTCTAACAGTTTGCCCCAACTCAACGAACGGCGTCGCCAATGGTCGCGTCTCGAAAAATCGCGATGGCGAAAATGCCGAAATTCAACTTTACATCTCCAAGTTGAAGGAACTCGTGCCATTTATgccaaaaaatcgcaaaatttccAAGCTCGAGGTGATTCAACACGTAATCGAGTACATTGTCGATTTGCAATCCGCACTCGACTCGGAAACGGATATTGCATCGTTTGATGCCGCTGCCGCCCTTGCCGGCGAAAATATGCTCGGAGAGCAACAAATGATGATCCAAACGCCCGCCAGTCCGCGACAACCCTTGGCACCGATGCGATCGAGCCCGAACCTCATCGTGAGTCAGTCACCCGCTACCACAGTACAACATAgcagtaataataacaataataataacgaataTCCATCGTCGCCGAGCAATACG ATATCAGAAAAATCgtcgtaa